A region of the Pseudomonas silesiensis genome:
CCCAGGCACTGGACGTGTTGATCCTCTGTGGTGGCGATAGCGTGCACGCCGGCGCGGATCAACCGGACGTTCGCCAGCAGCTGGGTTACTGGGCGCAGCAGCCGATCAGCCTGGGGGCCTTGGGCAAGGCTGGTTGGCTGCTGGCGCAGATCGGGGCGCTGGACGGCTATCGCTGCAGCTTGCCCGAGCCCGACGCGCGTGAGTCCCAGGGCGCCTTCAAGGAGTTGAACCCGGTGGCTGCGCCGTTTTGCGTTGACCGTCATCGCCTGACCTGTGTCGGGCCGCAGGCTGTTCAAGGGTTGATGCACGAACTGCTCTCCCGCAACCACGGACGTGCTCTGGTGCTGCGCATGGAGAAACACGCCGCGCGCCAGGCCAGGCCGCTACAGGCCATGCATAACGCCCCGGCAAGGCTGCAAGCGGCGCTGGCGTTGATGGGCGATCACTTGAGCCGCACCTTGGGTATCGACGAACTGGCGGAGAAGATGGGCATGTCGCGCCGACACCTGGAGCGGTTGTTCAAGCGCAGTCTGGGGTGTTCGCCGTCTCGGCATTATCTGGATTTGCGTCTGCAGCGGGCGCGTCAGTTACTGCAGGCCGGGGGGCAATCGATGGTGGAGGTTGTCCAGGCGTGCGGGTTTGTTTCGGTGCAACATTTTGCCCGCTGCTATCGCCAGTACTTCGGTGCGCATCCGCGGGAGGATGAGGGTGGGGATTTGCTAGGGATTGCGGGGTGTCAGTCAGCCTCTATTTTGAATGTGCCGGCCTCTTCGCTGCGGTGCGGCGATCCGACAAGCCAGCTCCCACACTGAGCTGGCGTCGAGCCCCGATCCTGCGATCGACATAGCCCCACTGTGGGAGCGGGCTTGCCCGCGAAGAGGCCCTTTCAGCCAACATCAATGTTGAATTTAAGTCCGCCTTTGCGAGCAAGCTCGCTCCTGCATTGACCGAGTGAATTTCTGTCCCAATGCCTCCGTCCGACGGGGGCATTGTTGTTTTTGGCGTATGGGTTGGAGGGGCGTTTGCCAAAGAGCGGATCTGACCAACTACAGGTCGGATTCGCACAAAAAACCTCGCTTTGCATCTGTTCGAATGATCTTCAGCGGCCCGACCAGAGTGGCGCCTTCTGTTGCAATCACTGACAAGGATAAATGACATGCAAATGCCCAAAACCATCCAGATCATGAACGGCGAAAAAGTGACGCCGACCTTTTCGGCCCAGGAATATGCCAATCGCCAGGCGAAATTACGGGCTTACCTGGCGCAGAACAATATCGACGCGGCGGTCTTCACCTCGTATCACAACATCAACTACTACAGCGATTTCCTGTATTGCTCCTTCGGCCGTCAGTACGCACTGGTGGTGACCCAGGACAGCGCCGTCACCATCAGCGCCAACATCGATGGCGGCCAGCCTTGGCGCCGGACTGTCGGCACGGAAAACATCGTCTACACCGACTGGCAGCGTGACAACTATTTCGTCGCGATCCAGCAAGCCTTGCCCAAGGCCGGGCGGATCGGCATCGAATTCGACCACCTGAACCTGCTCAATCGCGACAAGCTCGCCAGCCGTTACCCGCAGGCCGAACTGGTGGACGTCGCGGCACCCTGCATGCGCATGCGCATGATCAAGTCCGCCGAAGAGCATGCGATCATCCGTCACGGCGCACGCGTAGCGGACATCGGTGGTGCGGCCATCGTCGAAGCCTTGCGTGACCAGGTGCCGGAATATGAAGTGGCGCTGCATGCGACCCAGGCGATGGTGCGCGAAATTGCCCGCACCTTCCCCGACTCCGAACTGATGGACACCTGGACCTGGTTCCAGTCCGGCATCAACACCGACGGCGCGCATAACCCGGTGACCTCGCGCAAGGTCAACAAGGGCGACATCCTCAGCCTCAATTGCTTCCCGATGATCGCCGGGTACTACACGGCGCTGGAACGCACCTTGTTCCTGGATCACTGTTCCGACGAGCATCTGCGCTTGTGGGAGGTCAACGTCAAGGTGCACGAGGCCGGTCTGAAGCTGATCAAGCCGGGCATGCGCTGCTGCGATATCGCGCTGCAACTGAACGAGATCTTCCTGGAGCACGATCTGCTGCAGTACCGCACCTTCGGCTACGGCCACTCGTTCGGCACGTTGAGCCATTACTACGGCCGCGAAGCCGGGCTGGAACTGCGCGAAGACATCGACACGGTGCTGGAGCCGGGGATGGTGGTGTCCATCGAGCCGATGATCATGCTGCCCGAAGGCCTGCCGGGCGCCGGTGGTTATCGTGAGCACGACATCCTGATCGTCAACGAGCAGGGCGGGGAAAACATCACCCATTTCCCGTATGGTCCGGAACACAACATCATCAAGAAGTAAGACGAGCGCCGCACAGTGAGCCTGTGCGGCGTTTTTTGTTGCAACTGATGCATGCGCGCCCAAGAACGCGCAGCATCTACAAACCCATAACCCTGCCAAGTAAAACAATAGAGGGGTTTTGCCATGATCCGCGTCCCGACTTTCCATATCCAAAACCGCACCTTTACCACCGGAGGTGCGCAATGAGCACCCAGAGCGCGAGCCTGACACCCACCCTGGAACAGCAACGTGAACTGACGTCCGAGCGCAAGGCCTTGCGCCGCGCGGCCAGTGCCAGCTTCATGGGCAACTTCGTCGAGTGGTTCGACTATGCAGCCTATGGCTACCTGGCAACGGTCATCGCCCTGACGTTTTTTCCGCAGACCGACAAGGCGACGGCGTTGTTGGCGACGTTCGCGGTGTTCGCGTTGTCGTTTATCGTGCGTCCCCTGGGCGGGCTGGTCTGGGGTCACTTCGGTGACAAGTACGGGCGGCGCAGTGCGTTGTCCTGGTCGATCCTGATCATGTCGGTGTCGACCTTCTGCATCGGCATTCTGCCCACTTACAACCATATCGGTCTGTGGGCACCGGCCTTGTTGTTGCTGATCCGCCTGTTCCAGGGTTTTTCCGCTTCCGGCGAATACGCTGGGGCGTCAGCCTTTCTCGCCGAGTACGCCCCTGAAGGCAAGCGCGGGTTGTATACCAGCATCGTTCCGGCGAGCACCGCGGCCGGCCTGCTGTTCGGCGCGGTGTTCGTGGCCGGACTGCATGCCTGGATGAGTGTCGAGGACCTGCACAGCTGGGGCTGGCGCCTGCCGTTTCTGTTGGCGGCGCCGTTTGGTCTAGTGGGGCGTTATATCCGCATGAGCCTGCAGGACACGCCCAAATTCCTGGAAATGGAAAAACGCCTGGAAGCCAAGGAGTGCGCGACCCATTCGCCGGTTCGCGAGTTGCTGACTGTGCACCGGCGCAGCGTGATGATCGGGATCGGCGTGACCTGCCTGAACGCGGTGGCCTTCTACCTGCTGCTCAGCTACATGCCCACCTATCTGTCCACCGAGATGGGCATGAGCGAGAGCGATTCGTTCCTGGCGTCGACGGTGTCGCTGGCGACCTATATCGGGTTGATTTTCCTGATGGGCAAGCTGTCGGACCGCTTTGGCCGCAAGACCATGTTGCTGACGGCTTCGGTGTTGTTCCTGGTGCTGACGTTTCCGCTGTTCGGCATGCTGGAGAACCAGCCGCTGATCGTGATCCTGATGATCCAGATCGCCTTCGGCGCGATCCTGGCGATGAACGACGGCACCTTGCCGTGTTTCCTCGCCGAGATCTTCCCGACCCGGGTGCGTTTCAGTGGCTTTGCTTTCAGTTTCAATATCGCCAATGCGGTGTTCGGCGGTACCGCGCCGTTTATCGCGACCTGGCTGATTCAACTGACCGGCAACAAAATGGCGCCTGCCTGGTATCTGCTGGCGGCCGCGGCGGTGGCACTGGTGGCGATGCTGGCGAGTCGGGAGACGGCGCATAAGGCCTTGCAGGACTGAGTCAATCTTCCCGCTGTGGACACAGCTTGCCTGCGATGGGGATCTCAAGGATGCCTTCGCGGGCAAGCTCCGCTCCTACAGGTTTCGATTCGTACACAAAATTTTGGTACAACACCCATCTAATGTGGGAGCGGCGGTGCGGCGATCCGACTTGCCCGCGAAGGGGCCAGTCCAGCCAACATCCCTGTTGAATGTCAGTCCGCCATCGCGGTCAACCAATCAATGCACCGCAGCCACCTGCTTGCGCTCTCCAATAGGCGATACGCCGAAAAACCGGCTGTAGCATTTGGAGAAGTGCGCTGGCGAGACAAAGCCGCACGCCAGGGCGATATCGCGCACTTGCGACTCGCTGCGCAGCAGCAATTGCCGCGCCCGTGACAGGCGCAGTTCCAGGTAGTACTGGCTCGGCGTACGCTGCAGGTGCTTGTGAAACAGTCGCTCCAGTTGCCGCACCGACACCTCGTTCAACCGCGCCAGTTCTTCCAGGCCCACCGGCTCCTCCAGATTAGCCTCCATGATTGCCACCATCTGGCTCAGCTTGGGCTGCGAGGTGCCCAGTTTCTGCCGCAGCGGCACACGCTGTTGCTCCCGCGCGCCCCGTACCCGGTCACACAGCAGCAACTCGGCCGCATGGGCGGCGATGTCCCGGCCGCCCGGTTCGCGGGCGATCAACTGCAGGGTCATGTCCATCGAAGCCACGCCGCCGGAACAGGTGTAGCGGTCGCGATCGAGTTCGAACAGCTGGTTGGAAATGATGATCCCGGGGAAACGCTCCTTCAGCGCTTCGATGTCTTCCCAGTGAATGGTGCAGCGGTAGCCCTTGAGCAGATCGGCCCGTGCCAGCAAGTGGCTGCCTGTGCAAATCCCGCCGAGCGGCACCTGATCGTGCGCCAGTTTGCGCAGCCAATTGAGCAGAGGTCGGCTGCTGTGATTGGAGACGATCGGGTTGGAGCCAACCACGAACAGCATGTCGAGCCTGGGTGCCTCGGTGATGGCATAGTCGGGCAGGATACGCATGCCGTTGCTGGCCGTGACCGGGTCCAGGCTGGCGGCGATGATCACTGTGCGGAACATCGGTTCGCGCGCCGCCATGTTGGCCATGCGCAGGGTCTCCACGGCGGAGGCGAAGCCGATGGTAGTGAAGTTGGGGATGACCAGGAAACCCACGGTTTTCACCGGCCGTTGTTCTTTTGCCGAACGTCCTGCGGCGGGTTTCGCCACCTGGAGTTTCGCCATCGTTACCGCTCCTCAACTGTAATAGTGACGCGCTTTGCGGCAAGCTGCCGACAGGTGGCAACGTCATCTCGATTTTATGGTGATTAGCCCTGTATTCGGGTTACTGGATATTACACCCAGAGCCTGATCAATAGGCATTTCGAGATCTGCTACCGGTGTTCAGGAGGGCGAGGCAGGGGGAAAGGGAAGGCGGCCTACCAACCCTTGACCCCACTCATATCCGGCAACTTGTGCGCGATGCCCTTGTGGCAATCGATGCAGGTGGCTTCACCCTTGGCCAGGGACGTCGAGTGCATGGCAGCGGCGCGTTTGCCCTGGCGGGTGAAGTCCATGAACTCGAAGTTGTGGCAGTTGCGGCATTCGCGAGAGTCGTTGGCCTTGAGCCTGGCCCATTCATGTTCGGCCAGCTCGCGGCGCAGGGCGACAAACTTGTCGCGGGTGTCGATGGTGCCGAAGATTTTGCCCCAGACCTCCTTCGAGGCTTGCATCTTGCGCGCGATTTTATGGGTCCATTCGTGGGGCACGTGACAGTCCGGGCAACTGGCGCGCACACCGGAACGGTTGGTGTAGTGGATCGTGTCCTTGAGCTCGACGAAAACGTTGTCGCGCATTTCATGGCAGGAGATGCAGAATTTCTCTGTGTTGCTCAACTCGAGCGCCGTATTGAAACCGCCCCAGAAAATGATCCCGGCGATAAAGCCCCCCAGCGTCAGAAAGCCCAGGCTGTAATAGAGGCTCGGCCGACGCAGGATGCCCCAGTAGTCCTTGAGCAGGGCGAACAGTGCTTTCATCTTGCCTCCTCAGGGTTTCTGCGCGGCGTTGGCGTCGTCTTGCAATATTTTGTCGATGGTCTCGAAGTTGTTGCCTACCAGGGGCAGCACCTCCATTTGCGGCACATGGCACTGGTTACAGAAGTACCGACGCGGTGACACCGCCGCCAGCGCCTGGCCGTCGCGGTCCATGTAGTGGGTGATGCTGATCATCGTCGCCTGGCTGCGCGCGCTATTGGCACGGCTGTGACAAGACAGGCACTTGTTGCCGTTGATGTCGATTTGATAACCGCGAATGCTGTGGGGGATGGTGGGCGGCTGGTCCGGGTAGTTGCGTTCGCGCTTGAGGTCTTTGTTTTCTTCGATGGCGATGGGCGGGGCCGGCATGCTCTGGGTCAAGGTGCCACCTGGCCGGCGCCCGTCCGGCCCGGAGGCATCGAGCGGGTAGTCGACGTCTGCAGCCATCACCACGCCGATCGCAGCGAGCAGGAGCAACGGCAGGATTCGAAAAGGCATGACGGTTCTCCTCAGGCCACGCTGATCAACTCGATGCGTATCGCGCATTTTTTGTAGTCG
Encoded here:
- a CDS encoding GlxA family transcriptional regulator, which produces MVSSVFDKFKPGEDAFSAHPGESDRPQPSPLRIGFWLMEAFDLYTLANALEPLRLANQVAGRTLCQWQMLSLHGGQLHASNGIATATVQLDQAQALDVLILCGGDSVHAGADQPDVRQQLGYWAQQPISLGALGKAGWLLAQIGALDGYRCSLPEPDARESQGAFKELNPVAAPFCVDRHRLTCVGPQAVQGLMHELLSRNHGRALVLRMEKHAARQARPLQAMHNAPARLQAALALMGDHLSRTLGIDELAEKMGMSRRHLERLFKRSLGCSPSRHYLDLRLQRARQLLQAGGQSMVEVVQACGFVSVQHFARCYRQYFGAHPREDEGGDLLGIAGCQSASILNVPASSLRCGDPTSQLPH
- a CDS encoding M24 family metallopeptidase, whose protein sequence is MQMPKTIQIMNGEKVTPTFSAQEYANRQAKLRAYLAQNNIDAAVFTSYHNINYYSDFLYCSFGRQYALVVTQDSAVTISANIDGGQPWRRTVGTENIVYTDWQRDNYFVAIQQALPKAGRIGIEFDHLNLLNRDKLASRYPQAELVDVAAPCMRMRMIKSAEEHAIIRHGARVADIGGAAIVEALRDQVPEYEVALHATQAMVREIARTFPDSELMDTWTWFQSGINTDGAHNPVTSRKVNKGDILSLNCFPMIAGYYTALERTLFLDHCSDEHLRLWEVNVKVHEAGLKLIKPGMRCCDIALQLNEIFLEHDLLQYRTFGYGHSFGTLSHYYGREAGLELREDIDTVLEPGMVVSIEPMIMLPEGLPGAGGYREHDILIVNEQGGENITHFPYGPEHNIIKK
- a CDS encoding MFS transporter, with product MSTQSASLTPTLEQQRELTSERKALRRAASASFMGNFVEWFDYAAYGYLATVIALTFFPQTDKATALLATFAVFALSFIVRPLGGLVWGHFGDKYGRRSALSWSILIMSVSTFCIGILPTYNHIGLWAPALLLLIRLFQGFSASGEYAGASAFLAEYAPEGKRGLYTSIVPASTAAGLLFGAVFVAGLHAWMSVEDLHSWGWRLPFLLAAPFGLVGRYIRMSLQDTPKFLEMEKRLEAKECATHSPVRELLTVHRRSVMIGIGVTCLNAVAFYLLLSYMPTYLSTEMGMSESDSFLASTVSLATYIGLIFLMGKLSDRFGRKTMLLTASVLFLVLTFPLFGMLENQPLIVILMIQIAFGAILAMNDGTLPCFLAEIFPTRVRFSGFAFSFNIANAVFGGTAPFIATWLIQLTGNKMAPAWYLLAAAAVALVAMLASRETAHKALQD
- a CDS encoding GlxA family transcriptional regulator, yielding MAKLQVAKPAAGRSAKEQRPVKTVGFLVIPNFTTIGFASAVETLRMANMAAREPMFRTVIIAASLDPVTASNGMRILPDYAITEAPRLDMLFVVGSNPIVSNHSSRPLLNWLRKLAHDQVPLGGICTGSHLLARADLLKGYRCTIHWEDIEALKERFPGIIISNQLFELDRDRYTCSGGVASMDMTLQLIAREPGGRDIAAHAAELLLCDRVRGAREQQRVPLRQKLGTSQPKLSQMVAIMEANLEEPVGLEELARLNEVSVRQLERLFHKHLQRTPSQYYLELRLSRARQLLLRSESQVRDIALACGFVSPAHFSKCYSRFFGVSPIGERKQVAAVH
- a CDS encoding cytochrome c3 family protein; the encoded protein is MKALFALLKDYWGILRRPSLYYSLGFLTLGGFIAGIIFWGGFNTALELSNTEKFCISCHEMRDNVFVELKDTIHYTNRSGVRASCPDCHVPHEWTHKIARKMQASKEVWGKIFGTIDTRDKFVALRRELAEHEWARLKANDSRECRNCHNFEFMDFTRQGKRAAAMHSTSLAKGEATCIDCHKGIAHKLPDMSGVKGW
- a CDS encoding nitrate reductase cytochrome c-type subunit translates to MPFRILPLLLLAAIGVVMAADVDYPLDASGPDGRRPGGTLTQSMPAPPIAIEENKDLKRERNYPDQPPTIPHSIRGYQIDINGNKCLSCHSRANSARSQATMISITHYMDRDGQALAAVSPRRYFCNQCHVPQMEVLPLVGNNFETIDKILQDDANAAQKP